The following DNA comes from Thiovulum sp. ES.
ATATAGATTCAGAATTTCCAAAAACAACCTCTATATTGTTGTAGTTTCTTGTTATAATTTCCATTATAAAGCCTTTTAATTGGTTCTTATTTTATTCTGGATTGGTTTATTTTGAACGGTTAGCCAATTCAGAACTGAATTCTAACATAAAAATAATAGTAATAGTATTTATGTGTATTAGTTTATTTTTAAGCTTACTTGATCGTAAAGTTTAGCTTTTTTATATGCTTCTATATATAGCTTTATGACTTCTGGAGTTTCTACTTCACCTTTTACCCATCTATTAACTGTGTTAGTTGTTCTTTTTATATGTAGAGAAAAATCTTTCTGTGTCATTCCAATTGATTTTAGTTCTGCTTTTAAATTAAAGTTTTGTTCACTCAATCATAACCTCCCCTTTTTGAAAAATTTTACCATAGTAGCAAAGTTGTAGAGATTTCAAGTTGATTATAAGTTATTTGAGTCCTTAATATCTCTAATTCTGCTTATCGCTTCCTCTAATTCGCTTTTATAAAGTGGTTTTGATGTATCATCGTGAGAGTATGGATTTAAAATCGTATCTGTAATCAATTTTAACTTTTGAAGAAGTTTCACTTTCGAAACCTTTTTTAAGTCCAATTAGCTTTCCAACAGTTCTTGAATGTTGTTCAGGATCTGTTAAATCTTCTTTGTCAAGAAGCTTTTTAAATTTTTTAAAAAGAACCTCCTCACTATTTTGACTATCTTCCTGCTTTTTCTTAATCTCCTTTAACCTTTCAACCTCTTTTCTTAGGTAATTTGCACAAGCAGGATAATCGAATTCTGAAAAATGCTTTTCAGCTAATTCAAAATAGTTGAGATGTTTTTTTACAAATGGTTTTTCAAGGTTATCCTCACTTTTAAGAGATATTTCATATTTTTTCTTAAAGCTACTTTTGTAAACTTCAAATAGTTCCCTATCGTGAGTTAGGAATATGACCTGAAAATCAGAGAAATCTTCTTTTAAAACTTTTAAAAGTTTCATTCTATTGGACATATCAAGAGAGATAAGAAGATCATCTAAAACTAAAACTCTAATACTATCCCCAGTTTCAAGTTCTGCAAATTTTTTAATAATTGCAAAATATATTGAGATAGCTAAAGCTGATAATCTCGCTTCATTAAAAAATAGATGATGTTTTTCAATATTTTTATCTCGGTAACTTAACTCTATATTTACAATAAACTCTGTTCCATTCTGATTTTCTGAAAACTCTTTGTTAAAGAAGAAATCTTCTAAATTAAACTCATCAGAAAGTTTTTGAATGAAATATCTTATATTTTCTAATAGAGAATTAACAATCTCTTTAAGTTTTTCAAAATACTCATCTGGATTTGTTATTGAAGAGAGAGTTTTTCCACCCTCAATTTCATAGTTTTTAAATAGTTTTTTTAAAACAGGATAGATATTAACACTCTTTTTATGAAAATCAATATCTCGGTAGTTCAGTTTAAGGAGAGATTTATAATCTAAAATTGGCTTTAATATTGAGAATTGTGTAAGATAATCTTCTGTCATATTAAAATTATCATCATCTAAAATAGTAGTATCACCATTAGAAAGTTCAAAACTCAATTCAGTAGAGCTATTTGTGAATATATTCTTGCTATCTAAGAACTCACTCTCTTCAATTACATCTTTAGCTAAAAACTCAAAAGCTTTAAAAATAGAGCTTTTTCCACTTCCATTTTCTCCAAAAATAATTGTATTTTCAGAATCAAAGTTAAAAGTGTTATGGTTCTCATCATCTCCAAAAAATCTAAAATTATGAAGTTGTAAAGATTTGATTTTTAAAAGATTTATTTCAATTTCAGGTTCTAAACTATGGTTACTATTTGCCATTTATAATTTTTACCTCATCAACAAGTTTATAGGAGTGAATTAGGCTTCTCTGAATTTTACTATCTTTTGAGAAGAAGTTATAGAGAGCATTGATATACTCTGTTTTTGTCTCAAGATTTTCAAAGTTTTTAAGAGGTTGTAGTTTATCAGAAAGTCTATCCAAAATATAGCAGTTAGCATCTTTCATCTCTTTTTCAAAATAGAGACCAAAAACAACAATATCGATTACAGCTTCGATGAGGTTTGCCTCTTTTTTTAGATTGTTGGATTTTGAGAAGAGAATATAATCTACAAGATTTGTGAGAACTTTTTCAGATTCTGGAGTTGGTTTTGGTAGTGGAAAAGGATTCATATATTTAGGATTAAATCTAAAGTATCCATTTGCTAAAACTGTTCCTGTGTTCTGTAAAAAGAACCAAGTTAATTTTGAGTTTAAAATTCCAAGAAAAAATTTTAGTGATTTCTTAAAATCTTCTTTTATTGTTAAACCGTAAAGAGCACTTTTTAGACAAAACTCATTTCCAAAAGTAAGATTTATCCCAAGTGTAATATCTGGTGTAACAAGTTTTGTAGAAGATTGACAGAATTCTAAATTTTTTGGATAAATGTATTTAAACCAGAAGCTGTCATTTTCAAGTCTTCCCCTTTCCCGTCCTCTAAACTCTTTTTCAAAAAACTTCAAATATTTATAAGATTCTGGAAATTTTTCAGAAATCTCATTTTCGGAATATAGTTCAGCTTTTCCATCAACAAATTTATATGGAAAAATTACAAAGAACTTGTTCTTAAGCTTCTCATATCGATGAACATCATTCCCTTTCAGAATTGGTTTCAGAAACTCTTTCTCAAAAACAAAAGGTTTCTCAATCTCTCTTTTTCTCATCTCTTTTGAAAAACACTCTAAACAGTTCTCGTTTTCTGAAATTTCAGAACACTCTAAAAGATAAATATCATCTCCACTTGTTTGCAAACCCGTAAAAATTCTCTCAAAAATATCACTAACTCTTAAGGGCTGTTCTTCCAACTTTTTAAGAATATCCATAACTTTTTTCTCTTTGAAAATCCAAGGTTCAGAACCGAGTGTTTCAGTTTTGATATTTATAAAATCATCATCTTTTAGATTTTGAAGAAATTGAGAGACCTCATCGTGTTTTTCCTCTTTTGGAATATCTTTCCTCTCCTCTTTAGTTTTTGGCTTTTCAACAAAATCGATATATTTTAGATTATCTTGTTTCTCTTTATGCATCATTAAGAGTGATGTGTAGGTCATAGCATTATCAAAGATGAGGTACTCCCCAAATGAGATAAATTGAGAAATATTCTGATTTACCAAACCTCTTAAACCTTTTCCAAAAGTTGAGTTAATCCACTTATGAGGCATTATAAAGTTTAGATTTCCACCATCTTTTAAAAGAGGTAGAAACTTCTCTACAAAAAGAACATAAATATCATAGCTTCCAACTGCTGAACTAAATATCTCTTTGTAATATTCTGATTTCTCTCTATCTAACCCTTGCACTCTAATATATGGTGGATTTGCTACGATGAGGTCAAACCCGAGAAAATCTCCGTTCTCATCTAAAACTTCTGGAAACTCAAATCTCCACTCAAAAGATTCAGGCATCTTTTCTAAAAACTCAATTTTTTTGTGAAGTTCTAAAATCGGTTTCAGATCTTTTTTATAACCTTTAGTTTTTTCTCCAGTTACCATTAGTTTTTCAGTATATTTTTCCCAAAAACCTACTTCAATTTCACCAAAAGTATCAAGATACTTATCTAAAAGATTTCTTATCTTTTTAATATCAGAGTTTTCCCGACTTAGTTTTCCAATAAAACTCTCTTTTATTTTAAAAATATCTTTCTCAATCTGCTTTTTTTGGTTTTTCTCTTTAGTTGAAATATACTCTTTTACTAAATTTAGCAGTTCTCCCGTTTTCTTCTTCTCCAACTTTTGCTTAACTTCAAATCGTGACAAAAGAGAGTTTCCAACTTTGATATTTATATCGATATTTGGCAGAGTTGTGAATTTTCCATTTTCATCATAATAGCTCCATTTTAGAAGTTCAATCCACAATCTCAACCGTGCAATTTCAACAGATTTAGAGTTTATATCAACTCCAAAAAGATTGTTTTCGATAATTTTCTCTTTTAGATGAAACATCTTTCTCTGAATTCGTATTGCTTCTTTTGGAAAATTTCCATTTTCATTTTTAATATACTGCTCTTCATCAGCGATAAAAATCTCATCATTCTCAATATCCACAGATATTTTTTTGCTGTTTCCAAACTCATCTTCCAAATATGCTTGTCGAACAACCAACTCATTTAAAAGAGAAACTAAAATATGCCCAGAACCAACAGCAGGATCAAGAACTTTGATATTTTGGAGGCTATTTTTTGGAAATCTATCGAGACTATCTTTTGCCAGTTTTGTAGTTATAAAACTTGGAGTAAAGTGAGAACCGTCTTTATAGCCATTCACTTTTTCAAAAATAAGCCCCAAAACAGAAGATTTAATTAGAGTCTTATCAACTTTTGTAACTTCCTGATATTTGTTGCTTCCAAAATCGTAAGAATCTAAGAACTTGAAAAGATAATCTAAAGTTTTTAGTTTTCCACTTCCTAAAATTGACTTTTCAAAAAGTCCAATTTCAAGAGTGTTATTCAAATTCCTAATTTCACATAATCCCGTTCTTTTCTCTTCAAAATATTTTCTCTCAAAAAGTGAAGAGTTCATATATGGAATTTGTTTGAACTTTTCTAAATGGGGTTTTCGTTCCGATATTTCAACTGCCATAATTTCAAAAAAGAGAGTCTCCAACTGCTGAAAATCTGAAAGAGTTTCAATATTCATAAAAAATTTAAAATTTGGGTGCATGAAAACTAATCTTGCTTCCAAAAGTTTTAGAAATAGAATTCTGTTCAACCAGATAATATTTATCTCAAAAGCTTTCTCAAAATCTAAATCGCTATTCTCCAAAAAAGTAAGCTCTAAAAATGAGCCAGAATCTCTCTCTTTTTTCCGAACAATTTTCTGAATTCCATCTATTTTTCTCTCTTCAACTCCAAAAATATGTAAAAGCTCTTGATAGAAACTCTCATCAAGTGAGTTCATATCTTTTTCGGCATCGATTTCAAGTAGATTTTTTGGTGAAAGAAGTTTGTAAATTGCTGTGAGTTCTCTTTTTAGCTCAAAAATCTTTAAATTTTCTAAATCTTTTTCAAGCTCCTCAATTTTAGAAATTTCAAACTTTTCAAAATCTATTTTTGTATATTTCACATCTGAAAAATCAAAGTTTCTTAGAATATCTAAATATATATCTCCTGTTTTTGCACTTTTTCGATACCTTGGAAACTCTTTTGATGAGACAATTTTCTCAATTTCAGAAGCTTTAAAAATATAGAGAGTTTTGTAATCTGTAATTATGAGATGTTTAATTGAAGAGCTTCTATATTCAGAATAGTAATAACAAATTTGGGCAAATGATTTTTTTGCAAAATTTTCATCACTTATCATCTCCGAACTATCTGGCTTTTTTGTTTCAATAATAACTTCAATCTGCTTATCTTGAAAAATTGCTAAATCGATATTCTCAAAATTATTTATTTCAGAATTTCCAAAATCAAAGGAGTTAAGAATATTTTGTAAATAAGTTTCACCTTTTCTTTCTCTTGAAATATCTTGAATTTTTCCTAAATATATTTTCAACTCTTTCAGAAATCGCAAAAAGTTCTCTTCTGAAATTGTTGAATTCGAGTATGAGTGTGTTAGAAAGTTTCTGTTTTTGATTTGGTTCATGGAGTCTTTTCTAAAAATTATACCTATTTTCAGAACTTTAAATTTTCAAGTTTATTATGAAGAGTTCTTTGATTTGTTTTGAACAAAATCGGAAAACTCTTTTGCTTTTTCGGTCGGTTTCCAAACTCCATCAAGTTTAGTTTGAAAACCGTTTGATTCCAGAATTTTGTTTAGGTTTTGAGGTCTTGGTTTGTCAAATGCTTTATCTATTTCATTTTCAACCAAATAGCAATCTTTTTAGAAAATTTTAGCAACTTGTAGCGGAAGCCCTCGCCATTTATGGCGGGGATAAAAGCGGACTTATGCTATAATTTAAACTCATAATTACTAATATATATTTATATTAATAACTAAAGCGAAAACCAAACTTATAGTTTTAAATATATTAATTATTGATGCGGTAGGAAGTACCGTCAAAGCCTTTTTATATTCAAACAATGGTTTGGAGTTTTTAGGAAGCCTCACCCTTTAGGGCGGAGTTCTTCACTTTATTTATTGTATCAATTTAAAATTTTAAAAATCAAATTTTCTAATTGCTACAATTACAACCATGGAAAAGATGAATAAAGAGCAACAAGTTATTGCTGAAACAGAAAAAAGACATCAGATTGTTGGGGATACAATTGAGAAAATTGCCCATCAATGGCGACAACCTCTCAACACAGTCTCTTTATTGATGCAAGAGTTGTATTTTAAGATTAATTTGGGAACTCTCTATTCTGGGCAGGAAAATGAAGAGCAGTTAAAAGAGGTTTTTGCTGAGCAATATAACGATTTATACGACAAAGTAAATTTGCATTTGCAATATTTATCTGAAACTGTTGATGATTTTCGGAAGGCTGTTGTTTTCAATGGAAACAAAGAGAGAAAATATTTCTCAATTAAAAATTTCATAGAGGAACTTTCTGGATTTGTTGAGACTTCTCTCGAGCATGAAAAAATCAAATTAACAACATTGACAGATATAAAAAGTATGAAAATTGTAGAGGTGAATGGAGTCGAAAACGATTTAAAACAGGTCGTTTTAAATATTATTCATAATTCCCAAGATATTTTTAGAGAGAGAGAATTAAAAAATAGGAAAATTGAGATCAGCACTCGCCTTTCAAACTCAAATAAAATAGTTTTAGCAATTCGAGATAATGCTGGGGGAATTCCTGAAGATATTCTTGATAAGGTTTTTGATCCATATTTCACAACAAGACATGAGACACGGGGAACAGGACTCGGTTTATATATGTCAAGAGAGATGATTTTAAAAAGTTTTGGTGGAAATATTAGGGCAGAAAATAGTAACAATTGCTCAAAATCTGAAAACAGTTGTGGAGATGGATTTGGAAAAGGTGCTTGTTTTATAATCGAGATTCCTGAATTTAGAGAGATTTAAATCCCGCAATTGCGGGGAAAACTATTTAAAAATTTGAAGACCCTCATTATCAAAATCTAAAACTCTAATTGTGTAATTTGGAAAAAGCGACTCAAATCTGTTTTTTAAAGGCATAATATCCTCTTTATACATCAAATTGAAAAATGTCGAACCACTACCTGAAAGAGTACTCATTAAAGCTCCGTGTTCAAGTGCGATTTTTTGAACTGTAAAAAGCTCTGGAAGATTTTTCATTCTCTGTTTTTGATGAAACTTATCTTTTGATGCTAGTTTTAATAAATCCCAATCTTCATTAAAAAATGCTCCTGTTAAAAAAGAGGAGTGAGATAAGTTAAAAATTGCCTTCTCCTTGCTATAAACTTTAGGAAGAGTCGTTCGCGATTGAGAAGTCGAAATTGTTTGATTTGGAATAACAACGAGTGCTTTTAAATATGGTGGCAACTTCTTTTTTTGTGTAAAAACTTTTTGTTGGTCAAGAATTGAAACAGTAAAACCGCCCATTGTCGCAGGTGCAATATTGTCTGGATGAGGTTCGTAAAGTAAAGCACTATTTAATAATTTATTTTTAATAACAGTTATTCCAGCAGCTTCACAAGCAGAGGCAAGAGCAGAAACAATAACAGCAGAAGAGCTACCAAGACCCCGCGACATTGGAATATTATTGTGAAAAGTGAATTTGAATTTTGTTTTACTATTTTTTCCTACAATATTTCTGTAATGTTCATTAAAAATATTTATAAAAAGGTTATTCCCTTTCATTTTTGGATTATCAGCACCCTCACCTTTTATTGAGACACTGAAGAATTTTGACGGTTTTATATCAACACAATTTTTCATTTTTAGTGCTAATCCAAGGGTGTCAAAACCTGGCCCTAAATTTGCACTTGTTGCAGGAACACATATTTTCAACAATTCTGTTTCCACCTTGTAAATTTAATTAAAAATTCTACCAAAAAAGGGAAATATAGATTTTTTGAGTTTAGAAGTGGCGGACAGAGAGGGATTCGAACCCTCGATAGCTTTCACTATACTCGCGTTCCAGGCGAGCGCCTTCAACCACTCGGCCATCTGTCCAAAAGTAGAAACGAATTCTACTCGAAAAAAGTTTATCTTTTACTTAACTCCTTTTCATATTTGAGAAATAGACGAGAAAAAGAACAAAAAAACTTAAAAAAAGCATTATTCCGCTGTAAATATGAGCCGAGTTATAATCCATAACTTCTACAAACTCATAAATAGAGACACTTGCCA
Coding sequences within:
- a CDS encoding Eco57I restriction endonuclease (PFAM: Eco57I restriction endonuclease); amino-acid sequence: MRFLKELKIYLGKIQDISRERKGETYLQNILNSFDFGNSEINNFENIDLAIFQDKQIEVIIETKKPDSSEMISDENFAKKSFAQICYYYSEYRSSSIKHLIITDYKTLYIFKASEIEKIVSSKEFPRYRKSAKTGDIYLDILRNFDFSDVKYTKIDFEKFEISKIEELEKDLENLKIFELKRELTAIYKLLSPKNLLEIDAEKDMNSLDESFYQELLHIFGVEERKIDGIQKIVRKKERDSGSFLELTFLENSDLDFEKAFEINIIWLNRILFLKLLEARLVFMHPNFKFFMNIETLSDFQQLETLFFEIMAVEISERKPHLEKFKQIPYMNSSLFERKYFEEKRTGLCEIRNLNNTLEIGLFEKSILGSGKLKTLDYLFKFLDSYDFGSNKYQEVTKVDKTLIKSSVLGLIFEKVNGYKDGSHFTPSFITTKLAKDSLDRFPKNSLQNIKVLDPAVGSGHILVSLLNELVVRQAYLEDEFGNSKKISVDIENDEIFIADEEQYIKNENGNFPKEAIRIQRKMFHLKEKIIENNLFGVDINSKSVEIARLRLWIELLKWSYYDENGKFTTLPNIDINIKVGNSLLSRFEVKQKLEKKKTGELLNLVKEYISTKEKNQKKQIEKDIFKIKESFIGKLSRENSDIKKIRNLLDKYLDTFGEIEVGFWEKYTEKLMVTGEKTKGYKKDLKPILELHKKIEFLEKMPESFEWRFEFPEVLDENGDFLGFDLIVANPPYIRVQGLDREKSEYYKEIFSSAVGSYDIYVLFVEKFLPLLKDGGNLNFIMPHKWINSTFGKGLRGLVNQNISQFISFGEYLIFDNAMTYTSLLMMHKEKQDNLKYIDFVEKPKTKEERKDIPKEEKHDEVSQFLQNLKDDDFINIKTETLGSEPWIFKEKKVMDILKKLEEQPLRVSDIFERIFTGLQTSGDDIYLLECSEISENENCLECFSKEMRKREIEKPFVFEKEFLKPILKGNDVHRYEKLKNKFFVIFPYKFVDGKAELYSENEISEKFPESYKYLKFFEKEFRGRERGRLENDSFWFKYIYPKNLEFCQSSTKLVTPDITLGINLTFGNEFCLKSALYGLTIKEDFKKSLKFFLGILNSKLTWFFLQNTGTVLANGYFRFNPKYMNPFPLPKPTPESEKVLTNLVDYILFSKSNNLKKEANLIEAVIDIVVFGLYFEKEMKDANCYILDRLSDKLQPLKNFENLETKTEYINALYNFFSKDSKIQRSLIHSYKLVDEVKIINGK
- a CDS encoding signal transduction histidine kinase (PFAM: Histidine kinase-, DNA gyrase B-, and HSP90-like ATPase); translation: MNKEQQVIAETEKRHQIVGDTIEKIAHQWRQPLNTVSLLMQELYFKINLGTLYSGQENEEQLKEVFAEQYNDLYDKVNLHLQYLSETVDDFRKAVVFNGNKERKYFSIKNFIEELSGFVETSLEHEKIKLTTLTDIKSMKIVEVNGVENDLKQVVLNIIHNSQDIFRERELKNRKIEISTRLSNSNKIVLAIRDNAGGIPEDILDKVFDPYFTTRHETRGTGLGLYMSREMILKSFGGNIRAENSNNCSKSENSCGDGFGKGACFIIEIPEFREI
- a CDS encoding homoserine kinase (PFAM: GHMP kinases N terminal domain~TIGRFAM: homoserine kinase) produces the protein MKICVPATSANLGPGFDTLGLALKMKNCVDIKPSKFFSVSIKGEGADNPKMKGNNLFINIFNEHYRNIVGKNSKTKFKFTFHNNIPMSRGLGSSSAVIVSALASACEAAGITVIKNKLLNSALLYEPHPDNIAPATMGGFTVSILDQQKVFTQKKKLPPYLKALVVIPNQTISTSQSRTTLPKVYSKEKAIFNLSHSSFLTGAFFNEDWDLLKLASKDKFHQKQRMKNLPELFTVQKIALEHGALMSTLSGSGSTFFNLMYKEDIMPLKNRFESLFPNYTIRVLDFDNEGLQIFK